AACTGCGTCAGGTCATGCCGTCGCGACTCCAGCACCGCCTCGACGCGCTGCGGATCGAGGCCATCCCGCGGAAAGCGCCGACGAGCGCGGTCCCGGCCGAACGCCTCACCGACATCGCCACGGCCTGCCACCGCCACGAACGCCTGCGCTTCGACTACCGGCGCAACGACGGTGAGGAGAGTCGACGCGAGGTCGAGCCGTTCCGGTTGGTGCGCAGCGGGAACCGTTGGTATCTCGTGGGCTTCGACCTCGCCCGCGACGACTGGCGTTCGTTCCGCGTCGACCGCATGGACCCGAAGATCCCCACCGGCCCCCGATTCACCCCGCGCGAACCCCCCGAGGGCGGCGCCGCGGCCTTCGTCGCCCGTGGTCTCGGTGCCGTGCAGCAACAGGCGACCGCGCGGGTCCGCGTCCACCTTCCGCTCGACGAGGTCGCGCCGATGATCCACCACTACTGGGGTGCCCTGGAATCCGGCGACGAGAACAGCTGCGAGGTGACCGTCTACAGCACCTCACTGACGTCGATCGCACGGTGGATGTACGCCTTCGACGCCGACTTCACCGTCCTCGAACCCGACGAGCTGCGCGTCGAACTGGGTGCCGTCGCGGCGTATCACGACCAGGTCGCCGAACGTTATCGACGGGCGATGTCCGCCCGGCCCTGACCGCGTTGACCTGCTGTTCCGACCGGATCGCGGATTCTTCTCTACGGTCGAAGGCATGAGGCTACTCATCACGGGGGCGACCGGGTACGTGGGTTCCCGGCTCGTATGCGCATTGCTGCGGCAGGGTCACGAGGTCGTGGTCACGTCCAGAGACACCCGCAAACTGGACCGGTTCGGCTGGTCGTCGGACGTCATCAAGGTGGCCATGGACGCCGACGACCCGATCTCGGTCAAGAAGGCCATGTCCGACGCCGGGCAGGTCGACGCGATCTACTACCTGGTCCACGCGATCGGGCAGGCGGACTTCGCCAACGGCGATCGCGATGCGGCACGCAACGTCGCCGAGGCCGCGCGCGATGCCGGCGTCGGCCGGATCGTCTACCTCGGCGGCTTCGTGCCCGGCGACGACCAGCTCTCGTCGCATCTGCAGAGCCGCGCCGACGTCGCCGAGGGGCTCGTCGTCGAGGACGGTCCGGAACTCGTCTGGCTCCGCGCGGCGGTGATCATCGGTGCCGGCTCGACGTCGTTTGAGATCATCCGCTACATGGCCGACCGCCTGCCGGTCATCCCCGAACCCGGTTGGATCACCAACGAGATGGACCCGATCTCCATCCGCGACGCCATCCACTACCTCGTTGCCGCGTGCGAATCATCGCTTCCGCCAGGCGAATACGACATCTCCGGGCCCGACCACGCGCGCTACATCTCGATTCTCCACGAGTACATCTCCGCGGTCCGCTTCCCGCGGTTGCGTCTTCCGGTCTTCGGGGTGAGCACCCGTCTCGCCGGCCGCCTCGGCGGCATGTTCGTGCCGGTCCCGGCGTCGCTCACCGAGGAACTCGTGACGTCGCTGAACCATTCGATGACGGCGTCGGAGCACAGCATCCGCGAGCTGGTGCCGCCACCCGAGGGCGGTCTGACGCCGATGCGCGACGCCGTGCGCGCGTCCGTCGAGTCCCCGTATCCCCGTTCCGTCTGCGATCTGCACGACCTGCACCACCTCGCCGACACCGACCCCGCGTGGGCCGGCGGCGATTGGCTGCGCGTCAAACGCCGCGTGGGTGGGACGATCGGTGGCACGCTGAGGGTGTCGGCGAGGATCGCCGGAGCCCTTCTGCCGGCCCGTACCTGACGACGTGTGTCCGTTGACGACCGACCAAGGTGGTGACGACTGCTGGTGACTGCACTGGCTCGCGACCTCTACAACTCGATAGCTCTGGATCGTGATCCCGATCCGGGTTCCCACTACGTCCGACGCCGCTGGCTGGTCGGTGTCTTCCTCGTCATCGGGGCGGTCGTGCTCGGCATCTCGCTGCGCGTGGAGCCGGGCGACACCGCGTTCTATCCGCTGACGGTCGGCTTGGCCGTCGTCTGGACCGTCGGCGCCTTCGTCTCCGGCCCGCTGCCGCTCGGCGCCTACAGCCCGATCTCCTCCCGGCCCCCGGACCGTCTCGGGGCCATCGGCCTGGGCACCGCCGTCGGCCTCGCGGTCGGCGCGGCCTTCGTCGTCGGCGGTCTGATCGCCCGGATGATCCCCGGGGTCAGCGATCTTGCGAACCAGGTGCTCGCCTTCGCCGACTACGGCAGCCTCGCCATAGTCACGTTGATCACCGTGGTCAACGGTCTCGCGGAAGAGCTGTTCTTCCGCGGGTCGGTCTACTCGGCGGCGCGCCCCTACAACCCGGTCCTGGTGTCGACGGTCATCTACGTGCTCGTCACCATGGCCAGCGGCAACGTGATGCTCGGCTTCGCCGGCGCCGTCCTGGGTACCGTCTGCGCGATCCTGCGGCGCAGCACCGCCGGTGTCCTCGCGCCGGCGATCACCCACGTCATCTGGGGCGCGATCATGGTGCTTGCCCTTCCGCCGGTCTTCGCCTGAGCCGCCGACCGGCGAACCTCATCTCGACCTGCAGACGTCGATCGAAGTCTGCAGGTCGAAGTGAGGTTCGCCCGTCGCAGCCCCGCGGTTTGGGCGATCGGTCCCGACCGGCTAGATTCATTGTCGCGAGTGACGCTCTCGGCACTCCGCGCGCGTATAGCTCAGCGGTAGAGCTCTGGTCTTACACACCAGCGGTCAGGGGTTCGAATCCCTTTGCGCGCACCACGATTCATAGCTCCAACCCGCGCCCAGCGCGGCTTGGAGCTATAGATCAGCCAACAGCACCCCAGGGCTTTGTCCCAGACGTTGTTCTCCCGCACCTCGCCCGGCCCGACCATGTCGGCGTAGACGATGACACCCTCGCGGTTGACGAGGAAGGTGCCGCGGTTCGCGTACCCGCGATCGGAGTTGAACACCCCATACGCCTTGGCGACCTCGCCGTGCGGCCAGAAGTCCGACAGCAGCGGGAACAGGAACCCCTGTGCCGCCGACCAGACCTTGTGCGTCGGGGAGGGACCCACCGAGATCGTCACGGTGGTCACGTCGTCGTTCTCGAAGCGCGGCTGCTGGTCGCGGATGTAACCCAGCTCGCCCTGGCAGGTGCCGGTGAACGCGAGCGGG
The sequence above is drawn from the Gordonia rubripertincta genome and encodes:
- a CDS encoding helix-turn-helix transcriptional regulator → MLETSARLLALLSLLQTRREWSGRELAERLDITTRTVRRDIDKLRELGYPVDANVGARGGYRLGAGAEMPPLLLDDQEVLAVALGLDAVTTGAVADMAEASAGALAKLRQVMPSRLQHRLDALRIEAIPRKAPTSAVPAERLTDIATACHRHERLRFDYRRNDGEESRREVEPFRLVRSGNRWYLVGFDLARDDWRSFRVDRMDPKIPTGPRFTPREPPEGGAAAFVARGLGAVQQQATARVRVHLPLDEVAPMIHHYWGALESGDENSCEVTVYSTSLTSIARWMYAFDADFTVLEPDELRVELGAVAAYHDQVAERYRRAMSARP
- a CDS encoding NAD(P)H-binding protein, with translation MRLLITGATGYVGSRLVCALLRQGHEVVVTSRDTRKLDRFGWSSDVIKVAMDADDPISVKKAMSDAGQVDAIYYLVHAIGQADFANGDRDAARNVAEAARDAGVGRIVYLGGFVPGDDQLSSHLQSRADVAEGLVVEDGPELVWLRAAVIIGAGSTSFEIIRYMADRLPVIPEPGWITNEMDPISIRDAIHYLVAACESSLPPGEYDISGPDHARYISILHEYISAVRFPRLRLPVFGVSTRLAGRLGGMFVPVPASLTEELVTSLNHSMTASEHSIRELVPPPEGGLTPMRDAVRASVESPYPRSVCDLHDLHHLADTDPAWAGGDWLRVKRRVGGTIGGTLRVSARIAGALLPART
- a CDS encoding CPBP family intramembrane glutamic endopeptidase is translated as MLVTALARDLYNSIALDRDPDPGSHYVRRRWLVGVFLVIGAVVLGISLRVEPGDTAFYPLTVGLAVVWTVGAFVSGPLPLGAYSPISSRPPDRLGAIGLGTAVGLAVGAAFVVGGLIARMIPGVSDLANQVLAFADYGSLAIVTLITVVNGLAEELFFRGSVYSAARPYNPVLVSTVIYVLVTMASGNVMLGFAGAVLGTVCAILRRSTAGVLAPAITHVIWGAIMVLALPPVFA